TTTCATCGTTGTCAGAACCGCAGAAAATCTCAACCGAATTGAAAAATCCTAATTGAGGTGGGAAAAGGCCTTTTCTATGATAAAAAGTATTACCTTGTGCAAAACAACGAGAAAAACACGATTTTGGCTAAATTCACTTCACAAAAAAGGGGCAGAAAATGGCGGCGTTTTTTTCTGGATTCGGTGAAATATTTCCTGGTTTCTGATTTGAGTCTCAAAGGAAAGCAGGCAAacgttagttttgttttgttttgtcggCCAACAAAGTGACACGGCCGATGTACGTGACGCCAATTACGGACGTGGCTGTTTTGGTCAAATATTCACCggaggatttattcattttggatgACATTTATGAAGAAAAATGCCTGTCATCCCGACTGCCGGTGAGGCTAATGGAGGAGCTAGCTCGCTAGCTCGCTCGCTAGCTCACATAGTCCCACTGCCACACCTTGAAAGTAAATAGTTCACTAACCCGTCACACatcacccactgctttactTATTTCAACACTGCACTGCCAGCTCCTAAACTTGCCACCGCGAATAAAATCGTATTTGCCGAGGTCATGACGTCACCGTTTCAATAttacgagtgtgtgcgtgcgtgcgggtgtaaagcttgattgtttttttttttttttttttccatttcactcgtAATAACAAACATTGAGTCACGTGGAAAGGTTTTGAAACTTTAAGAAGCTCGCCAGTAAATCGAATTCGCCCAAACTCCATCCGTCACATGCGGCGGGCTCATTGTAGGAAAACGGGACTTTCACgacaaacatttcttttttcttggcTCTCCTTTTTAAAATAGCGAAAACTTAGTCTCATAACAAAGAAGTAATTACCATTTGAAATCAACATAGAGTACAGCTTATTCAATATTTTCAAAGTGGGCCTCTGGCCTTTTCTACAGTTACATCAATAGTAACAGCAGTGACATGAAATCAAGAGAgttgtccagtgaccgaagggcaaaaaaaaggtttgttcaCACTTTCAAGCAAGTATGCATCGTAAAACACGTAAACATTGCGTTTGTGGAAGAAGAATGAAGTCATTATCAGCTGCGGGGCTGAAATGACGTCAAAGCGCTAGTTGAGAGTGGCTAGCACCTGTCGGCTGACGGATTGCACGGAACGATACGTCTTAGCCTACGCCGGCCGTTATTTTCCCTCATTATTCACCAAATTCGAGTGTTGAAATTCAGCCGGCCCCCTCTCTAGCGACACGCTTCAATCGAGCCTTGAGGTCAAGTCAACtccgagtacccggagaaaagccacgcgggcacggggagaacatgcaaactccacacagacgaggcgaggccggatttgaacccgcaacctcgcaaccgtgaggcagacgtgctcaccGATCGGACACCGGAAGTCCAAtggaattgacaaaaaaacgaaacaaagtACTATAAGTCATGATATTTGATGATATTTTGGTGGGGTGGCACGCCGGGCGACTGGTGTACCCGTTaggttcttcttcttcgtttatGGTTTAACAGCAATTACAAGCTGTATTTGCCAATTATGggtgaataaaatacatttcaaattctttCAGCGAGTCGTGTGACCTCCCGCAGCATGTGTATTCCCGGCACTTCCGGTGGCCGCTCGGAGGCAATTCTCTCAGGAGACGCTAAGTGGCGCTGTTGCGCGGACAGCTTGCGGTCGTTCAAAATGGGAATTGATGGCAAAAGGCGGGCAAACGACATTAGAAAACACAACTCGCAGTCGAGAAAGAAAATCCCTCCGTGGAAAGTAGTCGAACAGAATGTAGACAGGAATACAAAGCTCAACTCGGTTTTACattgacattcattcattcttagTCGTTCTGCGCTCCTCATATTGCCAGCGGCCGTTTTAGAGACCCACTCTAGAGTCGACGCTTTTCTTTTTCACCCCGCAAAAAGTTGGTTTCGAGCTAGCAGAAGCACGGGTTCACCACCAAAaagctgatttttttgtgtgtgtgaaaagaaacatgtcaagcagaacagggactgtgacactcatattttgcttatttgacacctcaaactataaaatacCACAAGAGTGGGAAAGGGGCTTTTGATGGCCTTTGACGGCAGTATTTACAGATAAACAACTAAGCCATAAGCGACGCTGACCAAGTTGAATGTCAGGGGGCCATCCTCCCCGTGAGCCGTGAAGCGCATCATCTATTTTCACTCACGCTTTCGACTGCCGACTGCGACACGTGCTCTGTTTACAGCACGACATAAACATACTCGGTTGGTGTGGGAGGTGCCTGAACTTGACCGACTTCCGACATGTTGGCGTTTGTCGCTCTCATGATGTTACGAGCTGAGATTCGCTGCCTAATCTTTTTGTCTTCTCTTCAAAAGCTGCGCTGATCTGAAATGCAAAGGGATGCGATGCCGCCATCTACTGACATCTGTTCACCATTACACTTACGAAGACGCTTGAATTGGACCCGACTTGGGCGAGACCCACGTTCCTGCGCCTTCCCGTTGAAAAACGTATTTGACAAATGTACACGACGGCGGATGTATTTTATACACTATATAATGTGTTCACTAAATATTTGTAATCACACGatagtatttattgatttagaACAAGAACAAGTTCGAGATGGGTGTGCCTTGTCGatcaattattttttccccacgaTGTTTCTCCGTTAGATCTCCGAGTCGAGACTCGACAACACAATATTTGTATAAAGTTGAACATGCCTTTTCTATGTTGTATATTTTGACTTTccgttttatttctttatcctTGTATGCTCTTGTTTAATAGGGACCTGTGTCTGAAATAAAGAGAACATATATTCAGAAAATTCATCCGTTCACTATGAAGTCATGAAGACTTGAGCTCATTCAGACAAGTCATCGGTTCATTATAAAAAGTCGGATCATTACGAAAGTTAATCCGTTCATAATGAAGTCATCATTATGAAAACGTCGTCAGTTTCATGACAAGTCATCAGTCCGTCAGGTCCTCAGTTCCACAAGCGCTCTACCGCCCCCCAGCGTCCAAAGTGAAAGATGTCTAGCGCTTTTCACAACAGGataccgccccccccccaaaaaaaaaggggaacacAATCATGTCGGTGGAACTCCGAGTCACTCGCACTTCGGCAAATAAAGCTGTCCAGCTCGTAAGCAACACACATCGAGAATCCATGTCGGCGGTCGAGGTGGCGGGGGGATGAGGAGAAACTCAAATGGCGaagtacaaaacaaaagagtGTTTGACGGAAAGCGCCACTGACCAACGGGTAAAAGAACCCAAAATGTTGATAACAGGTCGGCATAAGAATAGAAAACGCCACAATGTCGACGACTGGAGAACAAAGGAACAGTGATCAAATATCCAACGCAAACTCTCGGGAGGGGCGAGAAAGCAGAAGAGCACCGAGACCAAGTTAGGACCTGAGAGGAATTCCTGCAAACAGGTTCGCACACgctccaaagtggaaaagaggaGCTTAAGACGATGACTGATCGCCATTGGCATCCAGGTGCGCCTTGTTGGCAGGGACAGACacgagatttaaaaaaataataataataataattaaaaaaaaaaaaaaaaaaaaaacacacaaaaggccTCAGAATTGCCTGCGTCACGTGTCAATCCATTGCGGACCACAAAGAAAGACTTTTGGGGGGCTGTAAATCAACTTGTGTCGACCTTCCTCCCCACCGCCGCATCGTGGCCTGACAAACTACTCGACGGCATTGCGGGGCGAACGGCGAGCGGcgagcgccccccccccccgacattCGGAGCGGTCGGACCTGTTCctgttcgggcgagaggcgcagAGGTGTGGCCTGCGAGTCGGCACAAGGCAGCGGGGAGTCATTCCAGTCGGCCGGGCAAAACCACTCCCCGGGGCGGCAATGTCACGCCTGTAGACGCGCTTCACAAATTacttcctggatctggcagcaCGCTCCCAAGCCTCCGCAGCAGACGTGCCACCAGTAGCCGTTAGCAGACAAGATGGTGAGTTGGCCCTTTGCGTGGCGACCGTCGGCGTCGACGGGACCGGCGGGGCCTTCGGCGGGGCCTTCGACGGGGTCTTCGACGGGGACTTCGACGGTTCGAAAAGAAGGCGACGGCCTCGCTCGACTTGAACTCGTTAGCTTGAGCGCCACTTGTTAGCGTTAGCTCGCTGCTAACTAGACATTAGCTGGCGCTTCGGTCGAACTGGTTCGGCTAGCTGCTCACGTGACGTGGAGCCGCCTGGTTCCATTGCTGTTTGCGATATGGATTTcgcgcgctctctctctctatgtatgtatgtatttatttatgtatgaatgtgtgtgtttgtgtctgtgtgtgtgtgtgtatgtgtgtgtgtgtgtgtgtgtgcgtgcgcgtgcgtgtctctgtgtgtgtgtgtgtgtgtgtgtgtgtgtgtgtggacaggAGACCCAAAATGTACTCAAATAAGATTACCGTTAATACGACTCAAATGCAGACCTCAAGTAACTACTTGAGTGAGAAAGTcttcagtggggaaaaaaaaaaaaaaaaaaaaacactactcgAGTAGTAACTGGTGAGTCACTTCGGATTGATCTTTTTAATCcaagcatgaacgtcaaatggACAAAAAGTTCAAATAGGATTGAGCAAACTCAGACATGCCCCAACAAAATCACGTCAGCTAAAACAATACTTccatttgtataaaaaaaaaaaaaaaaaaaaaagatgaagtcaCGTGTAGCCACAAGAAATGATCGTCAATGCTGAACCAGCGCAACAGATTCACCGGGTAGCGATTACATGGTCGTTCTTTTCAGTTTGTGCTCCGTTTGACGTCAATTAGTCACGTTGAAAACTTCGTATCGATTGCGCGAGATCGacgaaaaaataaaagtagcgagcggaatGGCGCTCGATGTAACCGCGTAAAAGTTGGGTTTCGTCTCAACAGAAGTATTCAAGTGGAAATACAAAGTCTGTTGCTCTGAAACTACTGTGACGTGCACAATTTATCCCCGAAACGACgaaagtaaatgtaacagattaAGCGAAGTGCGTTCCTCCCCACATATTCTCTCTGCGATATGAAAGGAAGTGCACGGAATCATAACTGTTGGATTGCGGCCCTCCCGACTCCAGGCATGTCCCGGCCGGTCCGAACCTTTTCCGCCGAGGGCTGCGTTCGGAAACGCCAAAGGATGCAGCGGCCGCCATGACATTCTTTACCATGCATTTTTTCCGCATGCTGAAACCAGCTCTTCGTTGCAGATAAAGATCATTCCATAAAGTTGATATTAGCCaaccctctaaaaaaaaaaaaacactttttgatggggtttttttttaatgtgaaaaatagCTCTCCatattattgtactttaaaatttgtaatttaaaaaaattctcacTCTATACTAATTGAATGGCCAACATGCTgctcttctggtgtgcccgcttTGCCcacccgggggcagtataaaacatGGATTTTCTGTTCATGGAGCTCTCAGCTGCTCAATACACCACGAAAATGtgtcgttcttcacagaggataaagaatatatgactgtgggCACTGTTAAATTGTCTGGCTACGTGTGTtactgcaccgtttgtgttcaaatatcttcaAAGGCTTCTTTATCAAcgcacgcgcgcagttttgaaagtgCGCGGTAGTTCACTTCCACGTCGGCCGAGTGTCGCTCCGGCTGCCGCTTCCTCTTTTTTTGGGCcgtttccggtagccgtttttactttcctttcagtaacaaggaacaaagcgacaacaatggcgaccgtggaaccgCGTCTgcgagaacaaatggacctagatgaccagatgatgcgtttaatgATGCTGCAAAGTCGATCGAgacggcggcggcgtagatggtttGGAGAACCGATGGGCACGCCGAGTACGTCGTCGCAGCGTGTGACTAAAACGAGAGATGATCTTCgccgcgcagcaactatttttgccgcGTGCGCGGCacgtgacgcagaggggccgcgcggggcgacgcgtcggtcacgtgatgcaatgcgggagtataaagaggccatTTAGGGTTGCAACGCTGCAACATAAATGCTACTTAATGCTAGCATTAGCACGTCAATGGATGTTTCCAGTTATCTGTTAGCGTTAGCATTCAGCCGGCGGAGTAAAAGGCAAAGTTATGCGGTTGTTTGGAACACACAAGGGCGTACTTctctttgttttgggttttgttcTTGAGTAGacttcagctgggagtggcaataaacagcttgaagcctcttttttgccAAAGCGCCGCTTATTGTCAAGCGCATATGTCGACCTCAGGCCcgtatcaaatgtgtattagagctggccccccagtatatagcacatgcgccactcgTATgccaaatcccagaatgctttgctagtgtgttggcccatcggTCGAGACCGGCGATCGCCCCTTCCCTTCCTGTTGCTGTCGTTAGCGACGATGCTACCGATCTCCTtgggcaaatttacacttcccttttcccaaaatggccaaacgaaagatggaaaacggttcacttccaagacagctgggaggcagattatttgttcactaaagtaaaagcagacatctttgtcgtgtgcggagcaacgtggctggaACAAAGAatagaacacatttttttgaatgCCCTTTATCGACTCAAGTTTTCTCTTGCCGCAGCTTTTTTGCCATTGCGTCATTACGCGCTCTTTTTTCATCAAGCGATGTTTGCTATCTAGTGTTGGATGATATTATCACAACTTCAAATTGCTCTGCTGTGGTCGAGGAaactttttaatacattttaaaaaatgaatcaaGGGACCACCCCGAGTGTCAGCGCTGGCCACATTtcctgtaccaaaaaaaaaaaaaaaatccaattgtatatttttttagccctaaaataattaaaaggcTACTCCAGCACGGGAATGACgacattcaataaataaatgttagtaTTTAGTTATTTGGGTGTTCATTTATTGGGTTGAAGCTtgaattatttcaatatttatgccAGTATTTCACTATTTATTGCAATATTTATGTATGTCAACATTTAATTATTCCATTAGCGATTCAATTTTTGCACTCCTGTTCCCCCGTCCCTCGTGAAATAATTGTCATTCTCGTGCATCAAAGTCAGTGGGCGGGCAGTAGGCGGGACTAGCGCTGATTCAGGTCCAATCAAATTGCCCGTTCACGCGCGTGCATCCACGTGATTTTGcagctatttattttattgacggCTTCTTTTGTTGTGGGATGTTCCGCCGGTGGAGCTTCTCGGTTGCCTTGGTAACTGTGCCCATGTGGACAGGCGTCAGGCGTGACCGTGGAAGACGAGGTCGTCAGTGTGTTCGAGGCGCTCAAGTTCAAGAAGAAGCTGAAGGTGGTTTTCTTCCGCATGAGCGACGACTGCAAGAGCATCATCGTGGATACGGAAAAACAGATCATGGCGGACGACAAGGACGCGTACGCCACCTTCATCGGGATGCTACCCCTCAAGGAGTGCCGATACGCCGTGTACGATGTGGCCTACAGGACCAAAGAGTCCAGTGACAAGGCGTCCCTGGTCTTCGTCTCCTGGTGGGTGTCCGcgtgctaacatgctaatgctaaactGTCGCGACAGGAAGCGTTGCAGCTGAGGCACTTCCCCTCCGTGTGACATCACTTCCTAGTTGTTTGTCGGTTCCTCACGAGGGCCAGATTGCAGTTTTGAGCCACACGTGACTAATCCCCAAGTAGTCATCAAAGCTCCCGAAGCCCGAGCTCACACGTCAGCGCGAGGCCGCGGGTGTGTCCCGTGGCCGGACTGTCCGAGGGCGCGCGACagatgattgacacctcgtaggccaacgccttctgtctctgattggttgatctTACTCGGGCGGGGCAAGTTGCAAAAACTTCAATAGAACTTCTCTTAGACTGCTTTGACCTCACTAGAACCTAATTACAACCACGTAGACTTCAGTAGAACACTTTAACTTAATTGGAACTTTGTTAGAACCACTTTGGCGAGTAGAACCTCATTGTTACCTAAATGACTTCAGTTCAACCTCATGAGAACCACTGTGAGTCCTACAGAACCTGCTTGAGACCACTAGAACCTCATTAGCAACACATTGACTTCATACAACCTCGTTAAGACCACTCTGACTCCAATAGAACAGCCTTAGGACAACTTTGACTTCGGTAGACCCTAATTACAAGCATTTAGACGTAGAACCTCATTAGCAACATTTTGACTTCAGTACAACCTCTTTTAGAATCGCTTTGACCATCAGATCATCATGAGGTCCCACGTGACATCAGTAGAAGCTCATTTGTACCAAGAGTTCCTCTTCTTCCACGTTCAAACGCGCTAATGCGACGGCGTGCGTCCGTCACAACAGGAAGCGCTGGCAGCCGAAGCGCTTCCCTTCGGTCTGACGTCACTTCCCGCTTTGTTTCGACGCAGGGCTCCCGACGACGCTCCCATCAAAAGCAAGATGGTCCACGCCAGCTCCAAAGACTACATCAAGAAAGAGTTGCAATGTGAGTCGCGGCGTCAACGTGCACATCCTGTCGTTGTCACGTGACCACCATGTCACTGTCGCCTGTCCTCCTCAGTGGTTACAGAGTGGCAGATTACCGACCTGGAAGAGGCCAAAGACCTCCGAGGGCTGGCCGAGAAGCTGAGCGGGGTGGTGGTGTCCCTGGAGGGGCGGACGCCGTGACGCGAGCCGGCCGGACCCCCGACGGACGACGGCGACGACGTGACGTCCTCTCCAGCCCCTCAAGTGGAACCTCGTTTGTGACATCAGGAAGCCACTCTGCAATAAAAGCCTGTGGCGCCGCCTCCCGCCTCGTTTCTGCCTCCCCAATCGCACGTAGACCCGCCCGCTCCGCAGAACCCTCCTCTTTGTCTTCAATAAAACTTCATTAGAAAAACTTTTTTACTTCAGTAGAATCTTGTCAGAAGCCCCGTGACTACAGTAGAAGCTGGCTTTGAGCACTTTGACTTCGTAGAAGCAATTTAAACTTCAGTAGAAGCTCATTGGAACCACAATGACTCAACCAAAAGCCCGTTAGAACCACTTGGACGACAAAAGAATCGAATAGACGCGTCCCAACCCATCATCAAATtgatcaacaactattttgatcatcgCTTTACAGGATCATcttttgtgattattattattgttttccaaaacTACATTTGcagacatctgcttttactttggaaaacaatggttaacatttttgcagattttctgaTGAtggttacagaccaaaccaggaactgaatTGTCATCAATTTATGGGAAAATGACTCACTTCAATCGCTTAGGAAAATAATCTATTTGACCGGTCGTTGAACCCGAAGCAGCCTCGGAAGTGAAGATCAAACTCGAAGCCCTTCGTTGGGGTGAAGTAGttgtcagtttcaaaaaggttggtgagaacaaaatcatttcctctcgtgtgatattgcttcgtttatttgcttttgtttcatcattaaacaataaTCGGTTAATAAACTAATCAGAAAAATGATTTCACCGTCAACTTTAATGCACAGAAAGTTGGAATCAGATTCTTCAATGAATCGATGGAACAATCTGtagaatcgattctaaaaatattcgatagcgaCAGCCCTAGAATGGAATTAGAAGCACTTTGCAATGAGCGGAACCTCATTCGAACAGTTATGTCCA
The genomic region above belongs to Phyllopteryx taeniolatus isolate TA_2022b chromosome 6, UOR_Ptae_1.2, whole genome shotgun sequence and contains:
- the LOC133479853 gene encoding cofilin-2-like, coding for MASGVTVEDEVVSVFEALKFKKKLKVVFFRMSDDCKSIIVDTEKQIMADDKDAYATFIGMLPLKECRYAVYDVAYRTKESSDKASLVFVSWAPDDAPIKSKMVHASSKDYIKKELQLVTEWQITDLEEAKDLRGLAEKLSGVVVSLEGRTP